A region of bacterium DNA encodes the following proteins:
- a CDS encoding toll/interleukin-1 receptor domain-containing protein, with the protein MAFLSENQLRTYAADPSIRVTASRFEKSFAASARISLLLSHSHKDHQLAEGLKNFLASQGVDLYIDWKDHEMTPPPTAATADKIKGKIRECGYFMLLATQNGLASRWVPWELGIADGFKARENIFVVPVDDAYGKTHGSEYILLYPSIQISQLGVISMFAAGSSYSPGAGDWLRQRAARGY; encoded by the coding sequence ATGGCATTTCTTTCTGAGAATCAATTGCGAACCTATGCTGCTGATCCTTCGATACGGGTTACAGCAAGCAGGTTCGAGAAGTCCTTTGCAGCTTCGGCAAGGATCTCTCTATTACTTTCGCATAGCCACAAGGACCATCAGCTGGCGGAGGGCCTTAAGAACTTTCTTGCTTCGCAAGGCGTTGATTTGTACATCGACTGGAAGGATCACGAGATGACCCCGCCGCCTACGGCAGCAACAGCGGACAAAATCAAAGGAAAGATCCGCGAGTGCGGATACTTCATGCTGTTAGCCACTCAGAACGGATTAGCATCACGTTGGGTCCCGTGGGAACTCGGAATAGCGGACGGTTTCAAGGCACGCGAAAATATCTTCGTAGTCCCCGTCGATGATGCATACGGGAAGACTCATGGAAGCGAATACATCCTGCTCTACCCGTCGATTCAAATCTCCCAGCTTGGAGTTATCAGCATGTTTGCTGCGGGGAGTAGTTACAGTCCCGGGGCTGGGGATTGGTTGCGGCAAAGGGCGGCAAGAGGCTATTAG
- a CDS encoding TIR domain-containing protein, with amino-acid sequence MARRVFFSFHYKPDCWRASQVRNAGVVEGNTPVSDNDWETVTKKGDAAIKKWIDEQMSGRSCAVVLIGTNTSGRPWVKYEIEKAWRDGKGVLGIYVHNLKNQGGDQCTKGSSPFWGLTVDGKSLYSLVPVYDPPYSTSTYVYDHIKDNLASWVENAITVRNDN; translated from the coding sequence GTGGCAAGACGAGTATTTTTCAGCTTCCATTACAAACCAGATTGCTGGCGTGCTAGTCAAGTCAGAAATGCTGGAGTAGTCGAAGGCAACACTCCGGTTTCCGACAATGATTGGGAAACCGTCACAAAAAAGGGCGATGCCGCTATTAAGAAGTGGATCGACGAGCAGATGTCAGGTCGCTCGTGTGCAGTTGTCCTGATCGGCACTAACACGTCTGGGCGACCATGGGTTAAGTACGAAATCGAGAAAGCATGGAGAGACGGCAAAGGTGTGCTTGGAATCTATGTCCATAATCTGAAGAACCAGGGTGGCGATCAATGCACCAAAGGATCGAGTCCATTCTGGGGCTTAACGGTTGACGGCAAATCCCTGTACAGCCTAGTGCCTGTTTACGATCCGCCGTACTCAACCAGTACGTACGTGTACGACCATATCAAGGACAATCTCGCAAGCTGGGTTGAGAACGCAATCACTGTTCGTAATGACAACTAG
- a CDS encoding SIR2 family protein has product MSPTPKREFLREYSRRLADGTAALFIGAGMSCSVGYVNWRDLLREVADDLGLDVDIEHDLVAVAQYHENRKRSRAKLNEKLLHEFTKNAAANDNHTLIARLPVRTVWTTNYDHLLEEAFKREEKQVDAKITAKSLATYLPGTDVTIYKMHGDVLLPNEAVLTKDDYERYEQTRGAYSIRLRSDLITQTFLFLGFSFDDPNIEYILSRVRLLLEKDVPPHYCLMRAPQLPAQPSAEEIAKYDYARTKLALRIDDLKRFGIQTVLIDDYSEVTEILRQINESAFAKNIFVSGSAEEGVADFDKARLELFARKLGTAIIDKGYNIISGYGLGIGSDILAGALEKAYTSPSHLKERLMLRPFPITIDPAKRKQVFTEWRQSMISQAGFSIFLAGNKRDSKAQVIMADGVIEEFDIAKNQAFTAVPIPIGATGWAARKIWDEVRGDQARFYGNANVSTELQALGDAKLSDQELLKAVFSVAEKVKVARSR; this is encoded by the coding sequence ATGTCCCCCACACCTAAACGTGAATTCCTCCGCGAATACAGTCGAAGGCTCGCCGACGGTACAGCAGCGCTCTTCATCGGTGCAGGTATGTCGTGCTCGGTAGGCTACGTAAATTGGCGCGACCTGCTGCGAGAGGTTGCTGACGACTTGGGTCTTGACGTTGACATTGAGCACGACCTCGTAGCTGTGGCACAGTATCACGAAAATCGAAAGCGAAGTCGAGCCAAACTTAACGAAAAACTGCTTCACGAGTTTACGAAGAACGCTGCGGCGAACGATAACCACACGCTGATTGCCCGACTGCCTGTGCGGACAGTGTGGACAACCAACTATGACCACTTGCTTGAAGAGGCTTTCAAGCGCGAGGAAAAGCAGGTTGACGCCAAGATCACGGCGAAAAGTCTGGCGACCTATCTGCCCGGCACAGACGTAACCATATACAAGATGCATGGCGACGTTTTGCTTCCCAATGAAGCAGTGCTCACGAAGGATGACTATGAAAGATATGAACAAACTCGCGGCGCATATTCAATTAGGCTGAGAAGTGATTTGATCACTCAGACGTTTCTGTTTTTGGGATTCAGCTTCGATGACCCCAACATTGAATATATACTGAGTCGTGTGCGCTTGCTGCTTGAAAAGGATGTTCCTCCGCACTATTGTCTCATGCGAGCCCCACAACTGCCAGCACAGCCATCGGCAGAAGAAATTGCGAAGTACGACTACGCTAGAACCAAACTTGCCTTGCGGATCGATGACCTTAAGAGATTTGGAATCCAAACAGTACTTATTGACGACTATTCGGAGGTCACGGAGATCCTTCGGCAAATCAACGAGAGCGCGTTTGCCAAGAATATCTTTGTCTCCGGCAGCGCAGAAGAAGGCGTCGCAGATTTTGACAAGGCTCGATTGGAATTATTTGCGCGAAAGCTTGGCACAGCGATCATTGATAAAGGTTACAACATTATTTCTGGTTACGGCCTCGGCATCGGGAGCGACATTCTCGCAGGCGCTCTTGAGAAAGCTTACACTTCTCCTTCACATCTAAAAGAGCGACTCATGTTGCGGCCATTTCCGATTACTATTGATCCGGCTAAGCGCAAACAAGTCTTCACCGAATGGCGACAGTCTATGATTTCCCAAGCAGGTTTTTCGATCTTTTTGGCGGGAAACAAGCGAGACTCCAAGGCCCAAGTGATAATGGCTGATGGCGTCATCGAGGAATTTGACATCGCTAAGAATCAGGCGTTCACAGCGGTGCCAATTCCTATCGGAGCGACGGGCTGGGCTGCGCGGAAGATTTGGGATGAAGTAAGAGGTGACCAAGCCAGATTCTACGGCAACGCGAACGTCAGTACTGAACTTCAGGCGCTGGGTGATGCCAAGTTGTCAGATCAGGAATTGCTGAAAGCGGTCTTCTCCGTTGCAGAGAAGGTAAAAGTAGCACGAAGCCGTTGA
- a CDS encoding SEC-C domain-containing protein has translation MAQPHVGRNELCPCGSGDKYNVCCEGNIDWPSILSGVASDDVYVRSLSVRGKNLKFLDFVGSLFQLDRFDKGIPWPAIKKACTPKIVQQIHYMISKLWPDKEDLVHCLEREKRGASGLYVGTYNPEAILRGITRHSLYDESILLVDPFPYVMGVSPELNPLQYPEKYVSNTLMNLWLWIKLQPWIAANIIKFVRTPSDFDYQLFCQSIDVEEKRYQTEPELLALRAQLLDETKNSEVFEQYRQFLFLRVPDSSLRRQIKEMHPHFDVAKVEEYLQGCRRLRDAHPYCTALPEPNGESPKSWSEFIITTTGTNHEVAKVMCALTGSHLVTDSAIRWKEIELDRKHNDLSGDDWEPVAKAFQATEFKFLNNVSLDSALQVRKDERLRDVRQFLRKLWHQSRSDNVMSNANAKLLAEELTDTMRHAEEEWRRIQVSGLATLGREIVASITQTIVSGNILWLGALGCSAAINAGRIRRKEALYANQNYPAAYFARLKRENG, from the coding sequence TTGGCGCAACCACACGTTGGCCGAAATGAACTGTGTCCGTGCGGCAGCGGGGACAAATACAATGTCTGCTGTGAAGGCAATATCGATTGGCCTTCGATTCTGTCCGGTGTCGCGAGCGATGATGTCTACGTCCGAAGTCTCTCAGTGCGCGGGAAGAATCTGAAATTCCTTGACTTTGTCGGTAGTCTGTTTCAGTTGGATCGGTTTGATAAGGGAATTCCTTGGCCTGCGATCAAGAAAGCCTGTACGCCCAAGATTGTACAGCAGATACATTACATGATTTCGAAATTGTGGCCCGACAAGGAAGATCTCGTGCATTGCTTGGAGCGGGAAAAGCGTGGAGCATCTGGACTATATGTTGGAACGTACAATCCGGAGGCCATTCTGAGGGGGATAACGCGCCATAGCCTATATGACGAGAGCATCTTGCTTGTAGACCCTTTCCCTTATGTAATGGGCGTCAGTCCAGAACTCAATCCGCTCCAGTATCCGGAGAAGTATGTCTCAAATACCTTGATGAATCTCTGGTTATGGATAAAGCTTCAGCCGTGGATTGCAGCGAACATCATCAAGTTCGTCAGAACACCCAGCGACTTTGACTATCAGCTATTCTGCCAGAGTATTGACGTCGAAGAGAAACGTTATCAGACAGAACCGGAATTGTTGGCATTACGAGCCCAATTGCTTGATGAAACAAAGAACAGCGAGGTCTTCGAGCAGTATCGGCAATTCCTGTTTCTCAGAGTGCCCGATAGCAGCCTACGTAGGCAGATCAAAGAGATGCACCCTCATTTCGACGTAGCCAAAGTTGAAGAGTATTTGCAGGGGTGCCGAAGGCTGCGAGATGCACACCCTTATTGCACTGCTCTGCCTGAGCCCAACGGTGAAAGCCCGAAATCCTGGAGTGAATTCATTATTACAACCACAGGAACCAACCACGAAGTTGCAAAAGTCATGTGTGCCCTTACAGGTTCACATCTTGTTACTGACTCTGCGATCCGGTGGAAGGAGATTGAGTTAGACCGAAAGCATAATGACCTTTCGGGAGATGATTGGGAACCTGTGGCAAAGGCTTTTCAAGCCACAGAGTTCAAGTTCTTGAATAATGTCTCTCTCGATTCAGCGCTTCAGGTTCGTAAGGATGAACGCTTGCGGGATGTTAGACAATTCTTGCGGAAGCTCTGGCACCAGAGCCGCTCAGACAACGTCATGAGTAATGCCAACGCAAAGCTTTTGGCTGAGGAGCTTACGGACACCATGCGCCATGCAGAAGAGGAGTGGCGACGCATACAGGTCAGTGGCCTCGCCACGCTCGGCAGAGAGATTGTGGCATCTATAACACAAACTATTGTGAGCGGTAACATCTTGTGGCTGGGGGCACTGGGATGTTCAGCGGCGATCAATGCAGGGCGGATACGACGCAAAGAGGCTCTTTACGCAAATCAGAATTATCCCGCAGCATATTTCGCTCGCCTGAAACGGGAGAATGGCTGA
- a CDS encoding right-handed parallel beta-helix repeat-containing protein has protein sequence MKIHYYGAHDVYIRKVDVYDEGYWRMMVSPDSAAVQNAIGQAFQANWDSSQGTVAGWYYDEWPSGDSHHIDTQVRSIVKVNKIIQAQELPTIFMNGNPHSPTNPRPYWTLARDDLYREMALQNVSMPIQMNEFYFTGNGTVQPSVCGGSSVEFLKTDSTSNGAYIDVNFADFCNYQGASIARWEGHKSLQCALDVNIWGDGPVYRRYPTGSSDHLIEDIPADVLWADSSWFALDYQIRFDHQHGNRSWGMVATAVDNTDSTGAGGYFAPIRTPVPGEVKLGVWLSVACDADGIIYYPFGPGGSTLVWDSLCANCWNGALCRNPVNLQRTPNYWAAAHADSEVLRIAPVLEPLRYVKTYASRRYEQNYGSMDNPRDTLIASQTNPSTISQIQTDDHVPPSHLDDDLEDADSTYIQVSRFMAAGADPLAEDYWFLVVNRRALHDENRIAWLTIDNVRHPSEPYFYEAMLAESARAAFIPAGGSSERRIAVTLGPGEGDLLHFYRADTTDLVITTDTTIYAPAYFHRNIIVQGNGNLTIGPRMSALRDSFLVGSTWQYRYDSVAAVTFWRGKGIRTVQHSSDSLAGLHILGSDTTHIRLQAADANAGWAGVQAIEAIRGNIEFRYVDIQNAPVAGLAITGGVRNGYWDTPYAVVDHCSFRNCGIGLALGSRANVHADYSTFATNTSYGVSNTGSTLQLNHSQVLNNKGAGVYAVSNAICYLTQDSIAGNAEVGIGNWTVAGGITAWGASVWLKCCNVVYNHRCGIGAYNSTVGMADPGQPTPRWGWNRVEFNAGDSLQISAPSSALIMDNGQNRISGLTQPSNLQWIYYPNVANCPHVWRQNYWVLTDTGSIHNHLPSGVTLRYPLNTWSGCQSSSQGEAACAVEGNYVDGKSAELSSQFATARSQYQAVIVNSGPCQYTQSVSHDLIATDILAHQSASSVGYFESIADTATSRQMYRAAMYGDAWSLAFSGDLDKANDRMQTMLSSALTDTEKVEAQIELLNLGLMSKASSPTDSVAALDLVATQDSINYLIASLSKWTRYSITDSVVMYAPCTVDSAIDIHEGAVLVIKPTPGIKPAVVTFKPGADIWVEGFNTPTPRGRLYVQGEADSPVTLHWDTTSSWANIESTCGQIVLSHAVLEGAGWVSCNDNPMDNPDRFPIFRADSCTFRSFSEGLWFWGRNDTTSYLSNCLLENMGAGGDVSYNGFGTALTNMEYSTMRLDNCQIINGGGVGVFNYYYSDMDIAHSSISGNKNYGILNWETGDLSLECSDVSINGDTTADVWVEDGTVNLVGGHTELSDTGGVVIYAADPSMVDLGDGENYLKLGGGTGYYLKSGDTTDTWDISMNTWTPFTPLDTAFYSHLWPHTPGRWLVDTSLVTFVGCDQGGTMSVGGGAINLLIPGDNDRAGEDSWHGSGPAGADVIAVSSTVPIEATKLSSTGMTASATKVNSANLSATKTPSLAKAAPDRAEMLRMHHQELNQWRSVKVLTKNQDKVAAAQATMNFVRQFPGSKFVPAAMVNLTRMARKGDADQTVSKFLMAQSNSLIEPSQKKLAKRLSFVAKAAEGKPSEALSGLEEMMETAQTPRDSLRALADAMGVCFFNRHDRSVRPRNEAVRCADIRSLVQRVTQISRMIDNPALIAKNKGPAVPLTYALYQNYPNPFNPNTEIRFDLPDAVRVELKVFNILGQEVAKLVDEVRPAGAYRVMWDSKTTAGTTVASGVYIYQLKAGKFTDAKKMMLIR, from the coding sequence ATGAAGATCCACTATTACGGTGCGCACGATGTTTATATCCGTAAGGTTGACGTCTACGATGAAGGCTATTGGCGCATGATGGTGTCTCCCGACTCCGCCGCCGTGCAGAACGCCATCGGGCAGGCCTTTCAAGCGAATTGGGACAGCTCTCAAGGCACGGTGGCGGGCTGGTATTACGATGAGTGGCCGTCGGGAGACTCGCATCACATAGATACTCAGGTTCGCTCCATCGTGAAGGTGAACAAGATTATTCAGGCGCAGGAATTGCCCACAATATTTATGAATGGGAACCCGCACAGCCCAACCAATCCTCGCCCTTACTGGACACTCGCACGCGATGATCTCTACCGGGAGATGGCCCTGCAGAATGTTAGCATGCCGATCCAGATGAATGAATTCTATTTCACGGGAAACGGCACAGTTCAACCTTCTGTCTGCGGGGGAAGCTCGGTCGAGTTCTTGAAAACGGACTCGACGTCAAACGGTGCATATATTGACGTGAACTTTGCAGATTTTTGCAACTACCAAGGCGCCTCTATTGCCCGCTGGGAGGGGCACAAATCGCTCCAGTGCGCATTAGATGTTAACATATGGGGCGATGGTCCAGTTTACAGGCGCTACCCCACAGGTTCTTCCGATCATCTTATTGAGGACATACCCGCCGACGTGCTATGGGCTGATTCCTCATGGTTTGCTTTGGATTACCAAATTCGCTTTGATCACCAGCACGGAAACAGATCATGGGGCATGGTGGCGACAGCCGTGGATAACACCGATTCGACAGGAGCAGGGGGGTATTTTGCGCCAATTCGTACTCCGGTCCCTGGCGAAGTTAAGCTTGGAGTGTGGCTATCAGTAGCGTGCGATGCCGATGGGATCATCTATTACCCCTTTGGACCCGGCGGAAGCACTCTGGTTTGGGATTCGCTTTGTGCAAATTGCTGGAACGGCGCGCTGTGCAGAAACCCTGTCAACCTTCAGCGCACTCCGAATTACTGGGCAGCAGCGCACGCTGATTCGGAGGTGCTACGAATTGCTCCGGTGCTGGAGCCCTTGCGCTATGTCAAGACCTATGCCAGTCGGCGCTACGAGCAGAATTACGGCTCGATGGACAATCCACGCGACACGCTAATCGCTAGCCAGACCAACCCTTCGACTATCTCCCAGATCCAGACGGACGATCACGTTCCGCCGAGTCACTTAGACGACGATCTTGAAGATGCGGACAGCACCTATATCCAAGTCAGTCGCTTCATGGCCGCAGGCGCTGACCCCTTGGCGGAGGACTACTGGTTTCTCGTGGTCAACCGACGGGCACTTCACGACGAGAATCGCATCGCATGGCTTACGATTGACAATGTGCGCCATCCCAGCGAACCGTACTTCTATGAAGCAATGCTGGCGGAAAGTGCACGGGCAGCGTTCATTCCCGCAGGCGGCAGTTCGGAACGCCGAATCGCGGTTACTCTCGGCCCCGGCGAGGGAGACCTACTCCATTTCTACCGGGCCGACACGACGGATTTGGTAATCACGACTGATACAACGATCTACGCACCCGCCTATTTCCATCGCAATATCATCGTACAGGGAAATGGCAACCTTACCATTGGGCCCAGGATGTCGGCGCTCCGCGACAGCTTCCTGGTCGGCAGCACATGGCAATACCGCTACGACAGCGTGGCCGCGGTCACGTTTTGGCGAGGGAAAGGCATTCGTACAGTCCAGCACAGCTCGGACAGCCTTGCGGGGCTACACATTCTCGGCAGTGATACCACACACATACGTTTGCAGGCTGCTGATGCGAATGCTGGCTGGGCGGGAGTGCAGGCGATTGAAGCGATCCGGGGCAACATTGAGTTCCGGTACGTAGATATCCAGAATGCTCCCGTTGCAGGACTGGCGATCACAGGAGGCGTAAGAAACGGCTATTGGGATACGCCGTATGCCGTGGTGGATCATTGCTCTTTCCGTAACTGCGGCATTGGCCTGGCTCTGGGAAGTCGAGCTAATGTCCACGCGGACTATTCGACCTTCGCCACCAATACTTCCTATGGCGTTTCCAACACTGGCAGTACGCTGCAACTGAATCACTCGCAAGTGCTGAACAATAAGGGCGCGGGTGTCTATGCGGTCAGCAATGCGATTTGCTACTTAACCCAAGATTCTATCGCGGGCAATGCCGAGGTAGGCATCGGAAACTGGACCGTCGCCGGAGGTATCACGGCCTGGGGCGCAAGCGTATGGTTGAAATGCTGCAACGTAGTATATAATCACCGCTGCGGTATCGGAGCCTATAATTCGACGGTTGGCATGGCTGACCCCGGCCAGCCGACCCCTCGCTGGGGCTGGAATCGCGTCGAGTTCAACGCCGGAGACAGTCTCCAAATCAGTGCTCCCTCCTCGGCGCTTATCATGGACAATGGACAAAATCGTATCAGTGGCTTGACTCAGCCCAGCAATTTGCAATGGATCTATTACCCCAATGTGGCCAACTGCCCGCACGTGTGGCGGCAAAACTACTGGGTGCTGACGGACACAGGCAGTATCCATAACCACTTGCCCTCCGGCGTAACCTTGCGTTATCCGCTGAACACTTGGAGTGGTTGCCAATCCTCTTCGCAAGGCGAAGCCGCGTGCGCCGTTGAAGGCAATTATGTGGATGGCAAATCGGCGGAGCTATCCAGCCAATTCGCTACCGCAAGAAGTCAGTACCAAGCCGTGATTGTAAACAGCGGTCCATGCCAGTATACGCAATCGGTCAGCCATGACCTCATTGCCACAGATATTCTGGCGCACCAGTCTGCAAGCTCCGTGGGGTACTTCGAGTCCATCGCAGATACCGCGACGTCAAGGCAAATGTACAGAGCTGCTATGTATGGAGATGCATGGTCACTGGCGTTTTCGGGTGATCTGGACAAGGCGAATGATCGGATGCAAACGATGCTGAGCAGCGCGCTGACAGACACAGAGAAGGTGGAAGCGCAAATCGAACTGCTGAATCTCGGCCTGATGAGCAAAGCCAGCAGTCCCACCGATTCGGTTGCCGCCCTGGACCTGGTCGCCACGCAGGACAGCATCAACTACCTGATCGCTTCACTATCTAAATGGACGCGCTACTCCATCACGGATAGCGTCGTAATGTATGCTCCCTGCACCGTGGACAGTGCAATAGACATTCACGAGGGTGCAGTGCTAGTGATCAAACCAACGCCTGGCATCAAGCCAGCGGTGGTGACCTTCAAGCCCGGCGCGGATATCTGGGTGGAAGGCTTTAACACGCCGACCCCACGCGGCAGACTCTATGTCCAGGGCGAAGCCGATAGTCCGGTGACGCTGCACTGGGACACCACATCGAGTTGGGCCAATATCGAGTCCACCTGCGGCCAAATAGTTCTCTCACATGCCGTTCTCGAAGGAGCAGGCTGGGTAAGTTGCAACGATAATCCAATGGACAACCCTGATCGCTTTCCGATCTTCCGAGCCGATTCGTGTACCTTCAGGAGTTTCTCCGAGGGACTCTGGTTTTGGGGACGGAACGACACCACCAGCTATCTGAGCAACTGTCTGCTGGAGAATATGGGTGCAGGCGGCGATGTCTCATACAATGGCTTTGGGACTGCCTTGACCAATATGGAATACAGCACTATGCGGCTGGATAACTGCCAAATCATCAATGGTGGCGGGGTAGGCGTATTCAACTACTACTACTCCGATATGGACATTGCGCATAGCAGCATCAGCGGCAACAAGAATTATGGTATCCTGAATTGGGAGACCGGAGACCTGTCTCTGGAATGCAGCGACGTATCTATCAATGGAGACACAACGGCAGACGTATGGGTAGAGGACGGTACGGTGAATCTTGTCGGCGGCCACACGGAATTATCCGATACGGGTGGTGTGGTGATTTACGCTGCCGATCCTTCAATGGTGGATTTGGGCGACGGCGAGAATTACCTCAAGCTGGGTGGTGGAACCGGGTATTATTTGAAGTCCGGCGATACGACGGATACGTGGGATATCAGCATGAACACATGGACGCCGTTTACACCTTTAGACACGGCTTTCTATTCGCACTTATGGCCGCATACTCCTGGTCGCTGGTTGGTGGATACATCCCTCGTGACGTTCGTGGGCTGTGATCAAGGCGGCACCATGTCTGTCGGAGGCGGCGCGATTAATCTACTGATCCCTGGGGATAATGACCGTGCGGGAGAAGACTCGTGGCATGGAAGCGGACCCGCCGGAGCCGATGTAATCGCTGTTTCCAGCACCGTGCCTATTGAGGCGACCAAGCTTTCCTCCACTGGTATGACGGCGAGTGCTACGAAAGTGAACTCCGCCAACCTATCAGCCACCAAGACGCCATCGCTTGCAAAGGCAGCACCGGACCGTGCGGAGATGCTAAGGATGCATCATCAGGAACTGAACCAGTGGCGCTCCGTCAAGGTTCTAACTAAGAATCAGGACAAGGTTGCAGCAGCCCAAGCGACCATGAACTTCGTGCGGCAATTCCCCGGCTCGAAGTTCGTTCCAGCAGCGATGGTGAATCTAACGCGCATGGCACGTAAAGGTGATGCGGATCAGACCGTCAGCAAGTTTCTGATGGCGCAATCGAATTCGTTGATTGAACCGTCGCAGAAGAAGCTTGCCAAGAGACTCTCCTTTGTCGCCAAGGCCGCAGAAGGGAAGCCTTCCGAAGCGCTTTCGGGCCTAGAGGAAATGATGGAAACGGCGCAGACCCCGCGAGATTCACTTCGGGCTTTGGCGGATGCAATGGGCGTGTGTTTCTTCAATCGGCATGATCGATCCGTGCGTCCAAGAAATGAAGCAGTCCGGTGTGCGGACATTCGTTCGCTGGTTCAGCGGGTGACCCAGATCTCCCGCATGATCGACAATCCGGCCCTGATCGCGAAGAACAAAGGCCCGGCAGTGCCGTTGACTTATGCTCTGTACCAGAACTACCCCAATCCCTTTAACCCCAATACCGAAATTCGATTCGATCTGCCTGATGCGGTACGAGTGGAACTAAAGGTGTTCAACATTCTGGGTCAGGAAGTGGCCAAGCTCGTGGACGAAGTACGGCCAGCCGGAGCTTACCGCGTGATGTGGGATAGCAAGACCACAGCGGGTACGACGGTAGCTTCCGGCGTTTACATCTACCAGCTCAAGGCTGGAAAGTTCACCGACGCCAAGAAGATGATGCTCATTCGATAG
- a CDS encoding T9SS type A sorting domain-containing protein, whose product MKSLTMALMAVLSLSAAIQAQPDSLHLIWSRVGAADSSRYGYALLPLGDQNNDGFDDWAVLSAGAGHDTSQCHLEFFHGGNPPSMLPYLTQQGIFAHWGQVGDLGDVNGDGYTDWFIKLYDTTGFFRVNVYLGGPNADTTAALTWRIPWADYFGTVGDFNGDGYSDLYWYHYFADALDVFYGGNPPDIMPNWTHRSPVGQPQQVIPLSFGDLNGDHCADFVGYSYLTDAAYIFVGGAHPDTVPAYTWPNMLYPPRGIVKDLNGDGSDELIVTTIGGAEIHFGGPVLHSTPDVTVNFPCSSGATEVISAGDFNHDRYQDFVQIRSYCDNSPNGILSLYLGHPWIYSEPAFSIYGDSPPFNLISVQTAANLGDVNGDSIDDLGIGAWDDLAYVGWRGRALILRGDSAWRADAAQPHAAIPQLLQVIVYPNPFNSEANIALQVPPSAREVTLTLYNVLGQVAFQTTLPAFGEALTYHFDSQRTATPLTTGVYFLRAEAGAAQTTQKLMVLR is encoded by the coding sequence ATGAAATCCCTTACGATGGCGCTGATGGCAGTGTTAAGTCTATCGGCTGCAATTCAGGCCCAGCCCGATTCTCTGCACTTAATCTGGAGCCGTGTAGGTGCAGCGGACAGCAGCCGATACGGGTACGCCCTTCTGCCATTAGGAGATCAGAATAATGACGGCTTCGACGATTGGGCTGTGCTGTCGGCTGGTGCTGGGCACGACACCTCTCAGTGCCATTTAGAGTTCTTTCACGGAGGCAATCCACCCTCAATGCTGCCCTATCTTACCCAGCAGGGCATTTTCGCTCATTGGGGACAAGTTGGAGACCTGGGTGACGTGAATGGAGATGGCTACACCGACTGGTTTATCAAGTTGTATGACACCACAGGCTTCTTCCGCGTCAATGTGTATTTGGGCGGCCCTAACGCGGACACCACTGCTGCTCTCACCTGGCGCATCCCGTGGGCGGATTACTTCGGCACGGTAGGCGATTTCAACGGGGATGGCTATAGCGATCTGTATTGGTATCATTACTTCGCGGACGCACTGGATGTTTTCTATGGCGGAAATCCACCTGACATTATGCCGAACTGGACGCACCGCAGCCCCGTAGGGCAACCGCAGCAAGTGATCCCTCTTTCTTTCGGTGATCTCAACGGTGATCATTGTGCGGACTTTGTAGGCTACTCATACCTCACAGATGCGGCTTATATTTTTGTCGGAGGAGCGCATCCCGATACGGTTCCCGCATACACGTGGCCGAATATGCTGTACCCGCCACGCGGGATTGTCAAGGACTTGAACGGCGATGGCAGCGACGAACTGATTGTGACGACAATCGGCGGCGCGGAGATTCACTTCGGCGGGCCGGTCTTGCATTCCACACCGGACGTTACCGTCAACTTCCCGTGCAGCAGCGGAGCGACAGAGGTGATCAGCGCCGGGGATTTCAACCATGACCGCTATCAGGACTTCGTGCAGATCCGCTCCTACTGCGACAATTCTCCCAACGGCATTTTGTCGTTGTACTTAGGGCATCCGTGGATTTACTCGGAACCGGCCTTCTCGATCTATGGGGACAGCCCGCCGTTCAACCTCATCAGCGTTCAGACGGCAGCCAATCTGGGCGATGTCAATGGAGACAGCATTGACGATTTAGGTATCGGAGCGTGGGATGACCTCGCGTATGTCGGCTGGCGGGGAAGAGCGTTGATTCTCCGAGGCGATAGTGCGTGGCGGGCCGACGCTGCTCAGCCGCATGCGGCGATTCCGCAGCTGCTTCAAGTGATAGTGTACCCCAACCCCTTTAATTCGGAAGCCAACATTGCCCTACAGGTTCCTCCCTCGGCGCGGGAAGTCACGTTGACCTTGTACAACGTGCTGGGGCAAGTGGCCTTCCAGACCACGCTCCCGGCCTTCGGTGAAGCCCTGACCTATCACTTCGATTCACAGCGCACTGCCACGCCACTTACGACAGGCGTGTACTTTCTCCGCGCTGAAGCCGGTGCAGCGCAAACCACGCAGAAACTCATGGTACTTCGGTAA